One Verrucomicrobiales bacterium DNA window includes the following coding sequences:
- a CDS encoding glycosyltransferase family 4 protein codes for MNRTKLHIALVTVADLPEGWGRTGRLRTLISALTGLGHQVTVWNQHSLEAAGTTQVSGEMCGARYEYVLGTTDRDRGFKAIGLKIRAVRAILKRVRAAASQGQLDLVIFNHLAFYDTFPITRLARRLGIPTVQCYEDERMELVVTENISLSQRIFGWNSWAADHWCSGMADQLWVISSYLQQKYAALSGHPERVHIVPTIIDCQAWAMPPEPKNTPPVILYSGGFGEHEDIEKLTAALGILRQRGIPFQMRFVGANPNLPRVQKLQSDVRDLKLESCVTLRGFSPSSVVKEEVANANILMNLRTNSVWSKSGLSTKLSEYLAAGRTVMTTDIGDNARYVQDGVSALVVSPDDPADRVADLLAKAIQDPNLRATLAAGAREAALRHFHVPVVQEHLSQLLAQMTRR; via the coding sequence TTGAACCGGACGAAGCTGCACATCGCCCTCGTGACTGTCGCGGACCTACCCGAGGGTTGGGGCCGCACCGGTCGCCTGCGCACTCTGATCAGCGCCCTCACGGGACTAGGGCACCAAGTCACCGTCTGGAATCAGCACAGCCTCGAAGCCGCCGGCACTACTCAAGTCTCCGGCGAGATGTGCGGAGCCCGCTACGAGTACGTGCTAGGCACCACCGACCGAGATCGGGGCTTCAAGGCCATCGGACTAAAAATCCGAGCCGTACGGGCAATCCTGAAACGCGTTCGAGCAGCGGCTTCCCAAGGGCAGCTCGATCTGGTGATCTTTAACCACCTCGCCTTCTACGACACGTTCCCCATCACTCGCCTGGCACGACGTCTGGGTATACCGACTGTCCAATGCTACGAGGACGAACGCATGGAGCTGGTGGTCACCGAGAACATCAGCCTGTCCCAACGAATCTTCGGATGGAACTCCTGGGCGGCCGACCATTGGTGCTCCGGAATGGCGGATCAGCTCTGGGTCATCTCTTCCTACCTTCAGCAGAAGTACGCCGCGCTGTCCGGCCATCCGGAACGAGTCCACATCGTTCCCACAATCATTGATTGCCAAGCCTGGGCGATGCCGCCAGAACCCAAGAATACGCCTCCCGTCATCCTGTACTCCGGGGGCTTCGGGGAGCATGAAGACATCGAGAAACTGACCGCCGCTCTGGGCATACTCCGCCAGCGGGGAATCCCTTTTCAAATGCGCTTCGTCGGCGCGAATCCCAATCTGCCGCGAGTGCAGAAACTGCAATCCGATGTGCGCGACCTCAAGCTTGAGTCCTGCGTGACCCTGCGTGGGTTCAGCCCCTCCTCCGTGGTGAAAGAGGAGGTGGCCAATGCGAACATCCTGATGAATCTCCGCACCAACTCGGTGTGGAGCAAGTCGGGACTGTCCACCAAGCTCTCCGAATACCTGGCAGCCGGCCGGACTGTCATGACCACGGACATTGGGGACAATGCCCGCTACGTGCAGGACGGGGTCAGCGCGCTGGTCGTGTCCCCTGATGACCCGGCGGACCGAGTGGCCGATCTGCTGGCCAAAGCGATCCAGGATCCCAACCTCCGTGCCACGTTGGCGGCAGGCGCGCGGGAGGCCGCGCTGCGACACTTCCATGTCCCCGTGGTTCAGGAGCACCTGTCCCAACTGCTGGCACAAATGACCCGCCGATAA